A genomic stretch from Setaria viridis chromosome 1, Setaria_viridis_v4.0, whole genome shotgun sequence includes:
- the LOC117866804 gene encoding alpha-1,3-arabinosyltransferase XAT2, with amino-acid sequence MKSSLRSRQEPRRVSNGVIIGAMLLSLCVLSIVKARYCATPFGKAEDQLQEQMNASIRMETEESPARTPGEEEEDEEKEEVLPSTAPAVTKPAAVATPTTGGRDKKGKAKPTCYMTSKRSERCDASGDIRVDGNRSTIYVSGIDREWRTKPYARYHDPVAMAHVREYTLKPLGDGAPACTRNHSVPGFLFSNGGFSGNLYHDYTDVLVPLFISTHQFKRRVQFLLSGMKPWWVGKFTPFFRQLTRFDVIDVDNDQEVHCFPRIVAGATFHKDMGVDPRRSPGHVSVVDFKRALRRAFGLEREAASRGGATGAGKPRLLIISRRGSRRFLNEREMARAGAEAGFEVRVAEPDQHTDMAGFARLVNSADVMVGVHGAGLTNMVFLPRGAVLIQVVPFGGLEWLTSVTFKEPAADMEVSYMDYEVKLEESSLIDQYPRNHQVLTDPYAVHKQGWDALKAAYLDKQNIRMDLDRFKSALREAMSRLP; translated from the exons atgaAGTCGTCGCTGCGGAGCCGGCAGGAGCCGCGGCGGGTCAGCAACGGCGTCATCATCGGCGCCATGCTGCTGTCGCTCTGCGTCCTCAGCATCGTCAAGGCCAGATACTGCGCCACCCCCTTCG GCAAGGCCGAGGACCAGCTCCAGGAGCAGATGAACGCCAGCATCCGGATGGAGACGGAGGAGTCGCCGGCAAGGACGCCCGGAG aggaggaagaggatgaggaaaaGGAGGAGGTGCTGCCCAGCACGGCGCCCGCGGTGACCAAGCCGGCCGCCGTGGCCACCCCCACCACCGGCGGCAGAGACAAGAAGGGGAAGGCGAAGCCGACGTGCTACATGACGAGCAAGCGGTCGGAGCGGTGCGACGCGTCCGGCGACATTCGGGTGGACGGGAACCGCTCCACCATCTACGTCAGCGGGATAGACCGGGAGTGGCGAACCAAGCCGTACGCGCGCTACCACGACCCCGTCGCCATGGCCCACGTCCGCGAGTACACCCTCAAGccgctcggcgacggcgcgccgGCGTGCACCCGGAACCACTCGGTCCCCGGCTTCCTCTTCTCCAACGGCGGGTTCTCCGGCAACCTCTACCACGACTACACCGACGTGCTGGTCCCCCTCTTCATCAGCACTCACCAGTTCAAGCGCCGCGTCCAGTTCCTCCTCAGCGGGATGAAGCCGTGGTGGGTGGGCAAGTTCACCCCCTTCTTCCGCCAGCTCACCCGGTTCGACGTCATCGACGTCGACAACGACCAGGAGGTGCACTGCTTCCCCCGCATCGTCGCTGGCGCCACCTTCCACAAGGACATGGGAGTCGACCCGCGGCGGTCCCCGGGGCACGTCTCGGTGGTCGACTTCAAGCGCGCGCTCCGGCGGGCATTCGGGCTCGAGCGCGAGGCGGCGTCCCGCGGCGGGGCCACGGGCGCCGGGAAGCCCCGGCTCCTCATCATCTCCCGCCGCGGGTCCCGGCGGTTCCTGAACGAGCGGGAGAtggcgcgcgccggcgcggaggccgggTTCGAGGTGCGCGTGGCGGAGCCCGACCAGCACACGGACATGGCGGGGTTCGCGCGGCTGGTGAACTCGGCGGACGTGATGGTGGGGGTGCACGGCGCCGGGCTGACCAACATGGTGTTCCTGCCCCGGGGCGCCGTGCTGATCCAGGTGGTGCCGTTCGGCGGGCTGGAGTGGCTGACGAGCGTGACGTTCaaggagccggcggcggacaTGGAGGTCAGCTACATGGACTACGAGGTGAAGCTGGAGGAGAGCTCGCTGATCGACCAGTACCCGAGGAACCACCAGGTGCTCACCGACCCCTACGCCGTGCACAAGCAGGGGTGGGACGCGCTCAAGGCCGCGTACCTGGACAAGCAGAACATACGGATGGACCTGGACAGGTTCAAGAGCGCGCTGCGGGAGGCCATGAGCAGGCTGCCATGA
- the LOC117846034 gene encoding wee1-like protein kinase, producing the protein MLRTKTTPRPRGGKARPRAAAAASAVKAKPAAATEGISPSGELSLQLEHVSLFSFLSDRCPTAAASGLTPFEALLEEEEDGYRADPAALPPLPQPQPPAPLPQEASPMDADEPMEEKDCCILSQDFFCTPDYITPEMPQVANEFDDDKENIPCPKSPEKSANPRTKRYRTDCSSKGLESTEFSFDRQITPVHFDSLIQDDSEEEKLMQPALHKRGGYVSQSAMALRCRVMPPPCVKNPYLNTDPCIDDAVYGVRQCNSAGFSPSIGGNGLSRYRTDFHEIEKIGHGNFSVVFKVLNRIDGCLYAVKRSIKQLHNDMERRQAVKEVQAMAALGSHENIVRYFTSWFENEQLYIQMELCDRCLSVNRNQPRKRGEALELLYQICEGLDFIHERGIAHLDVKPDNIYVSNGIYKLGDFGCATLINRSLAIEDGDSRYMPPEMLNDKYEHLDKVDIFSLGAAIYELIRGTPLPESGPHFTSIREGKIPLLPGCPMQFQNLIKSMMDPDPLRRPSAKEILRHPTFEKLHKVPAKK; encoded by the exons atgctgaggacgaagacgaccccgcggccgcgcggcgggaaggcgcggccccgcgccgccgctgcggcctcGGCGGTGAAGGCGAagcccgcggcggcgaccgAGGGGATCTCGCCGTCGGGGGAGCTCTCGCTGCAGCTGGAGCACGTctccctcttctccttcctctccgaCCGCTGCCCCACCGCCGCAGCCTCTGGGCTCACGCCATTCGAGGCgctcctggaggaggaggaggacggctaCCGCGCCGACCCGGCGGCCCTGCCGCCGCTTCCtcagccgcagccgccggccCCGTTGCCGCAGGAGGCCTCGCCGATGGACGCAGACGAGCCCATGGAGGAGAAGGATTGCTGCATCCTCAGCCAGGATTTCTTCTG CACCCCAGACTACATCACGCCGGAGATGCCGCAGGTGGCCAATGAATTCGATGACGATAAG GAGAACATCCCTTGCCCCAAATCTCCGGAGAAGTCAGCGAATCCTCGGACCAAGCGGTACAGAACTG ATTGTTCATCCAAAGGCCTGGAATCCACAGAATTTTCTTTCGACCGGCAGATTACTCCAGTCCATTTTGACAGTCTGATTCAAGATGATTCGGAGGAAGAGAAGCTGATGCAACCTGCATTGCATAAGCGGGGTGGTTATGTCTCCCAGTCAGCAATGGCTCTGCGCTGCCGGGTGATGCCTCCACCATGTGTCAAGAACCCGTACCTGAATACGGATCCCTGTATAGATGATGCTGTTTACGGTGTGAGGCAATGCAACTCAGCAG GGTTTTCTCCTTCAATTGGTGGCAATGGTCTTTCACGCTACAGAACTGATTTTCATGAAATTGAG AAAATTGGCCATGGGAACTTCAGCGTTGTGTTCAAAGTTCTGAACAGGATAGATGGGTGCTTGTATGCAGTGAAACGGAGCATCAAGCAATTGCATAATGACATGGAAAG GAGGCAAGCAGTGAAGGAAGTCCAAGCTATGGCAGCCTTAG GTTCTCATGAGAACATAGTTCGATACTTCACATCATGGTTTGAGAATGAGCAACTTTATATTCAGATGGAACTATGTGATCGCTGTCTATCTGTGAATCGAAACCAGCCACGGAAGCGTGGGGAAGCCTTGGAACTTCTGTACCAG AtctgtgaaggcttggatttcATTCATGAACGTGGCATAGCACACCTTGATGTGAAGCCTGATAACATATATGTCAGCAATGGTATTTATAAGCTTGGAGATTTTGGTTGTGCTACACTTATTAACCGAAGTTTGGCAATTGAAGATGGAGATTCACGTTATATGCCTCCAGAAATGCTGAATGATAAGTATGAGCATCTTGACAAGGTTGACATCTTTTCTCTTGGGGCGGCCATCTATGAGCTTATAAGAGGTACGCCGCTTCCAGAGTCTGGGCCTCACTTTACAAGTATCAGAGAGGGCAAGATTCCATTACTTCCAGGGTGCCCAATGCAGTTTCAGAATTTAATTAAG TCCATGATGGATCCTGATCCGTTGAGGCGGCCTTCTGCAAAGGAGATCCTGAGACATCCCACATTCGAGAAGCTCCACAAGGTCCCAGCGAAGAAGTAG